One part of the Microcoleus sp. FACHB-672 genome encodes these proteins:
- a CDS encoding DUF4129 domain-containing protein — MMPLNGGREFADLNSIAMGEHGRALIMSAGTFEKTNLGWQIQQFQQQVGEWLALQFSKLFSNLPEVNWPSTALEWGWLYWLFKGLFWIILVMLVSWLVLQLLGQWPALLDRFHLRRRNGDLEPAARADRPLTADLWLVQAQEFQRQGNYRQACRALYMAMLQRLNDTGVVPGEPSRTDGEYRQLLQQLGQVQPYQVLIATHEAQCFGDADATLDDFNRCQQAYREMES, encoded by the coding sequence ATGATGCCTTTAAATGGCGGCAGAGAGTTTGCCGATTTAAATTCAATTGCAATGGGCGAACACGGGCGAGCTTTGATAATGTCTGCTGGGACTTTTGAAAAAACCAACCTTGGCTGGCAAATTCAGCAATTCCAACAACAGGTGGGAGAGTGGCTGGCGTTGCAATTTTCTAAATTATTCTCCAATCTCCCGGAGGTAAATTGGCCCTCTACGGCACTTGAGTGGGGCTGGTTATATTGGTTATTTAAAGGGTTATTCTGGATAATACTGGTCATGCTGGTGAGTTGGCTGGTTTTGCAACTGTTAGGGCAATGGCCGGCACTCCTCGATAGATTCCACTTACGACGCAGAAATGGGGATTTAGAGCCGGCAGCCAGAGCGGATCGCCCATTAACAGCGGATCTGTGGCTGGTACAAGCGCAAGAATTTCAGCGGCAAGGGAACTACCGGCAAGCTTGTCGAGCACTTTATATGGCAATGTTGCAGCGCTTAAACGACACGGGTGTGGTTCCGGGCGAACCCAGCCGCACCGATGGAGAATACCGGCAATTATTGCAGCAGTTGGGACAAGTCCAGCCCTATCAAGTTCTGATCGCAACTCACGAGGCTCAGTGTTTTGGCGATGCCGATGCAACACTTGATGACTTTAACCGATGCCAGCAAGCTTATCGAGAGATGGAGTCGTGA
- a CDS encoding DUF4350 domain-containing protein, which yields MPASLSRDGVVRKLSKRRLWMLGAIAIAVIALLTLFLAPSASKQSAGSTYSRSPDGYGAWYAFMEKRGTPVQRWKKPLEDLLVFPTQSSELISQERLERSQIQNPITLVQVNSQMSEVKISKDEKEWLKKGNTLVILGVPSGITEAAFTTRQESAAGPVKIETRRRRQLRDQKNQPYLPVQQEGNIAEPLLGDGFGAVVWQQKIGKGRLVWSVTPHLAANAYQDEPGNYQFLAQLLAQDNNKIWVDEYIHGYQELSADQGKKAQHSLLSYLANTPLFPVILQTVIVLIIAILAANRRFGVPQSLGVPVVDNSEAYIKATAGILEKANSSEFVLDIVGKEEQIQLQKALGLGAALLEPDSLINAWVQQTGQPPIELEKLLHLHSQKRRIREKELLSWLSKWQTIRRNLG from the coding sequence ATGCCAGCAAGCTTATCGAGAGATGGAGTCGTGAGAAAACTTTCAAAGCGCCGGTTGTGGATGCTGGGGGCGATCGCCATTGCCGTAATTGCGCTGCTCACCTTATTTTTAGCACCGAGTGCCAGCAAGCAGAGCGCGGGTTCTACTTACAGTCGTTCTCCAGATGGCTACGGCGCTTGGTACGCTTTTATGGAAAAACGGGGAACGCCGGTTCAGCGATGGAAAAAACCCTTAGAAGATTTACTGGTATTTCCCACTCAAAGTTCAGAATTGATTTCTCAAGAACGGCTGGAGAGATCTCAAATTCAAAATCCTATCACCCTGGTGCAAGTTAACAGCCAGATGAGTGAGGTGAAAATTAGCAAAGACGAAAAAGAATGGCTTAAAAAAGGTAATACGCTGGTAATTTTGGGAGTTCCCAGTGGAATAACAGAAGCCGCTTTTACGACACGGCAAGAATCTGCTGCCGGTCCAGTTAAAATTGAAACGCGACGCCGCCGACAACTGAGAGATCAAAAAAATCAGCCCTATCTGCCGGTACAACAAGAAGGAAACATCGCTGAACCTCTCCTAGGCGATGGCTTCGGGGCAGTCGTTTGGCAACAAAAAATAGGCAAAGGCCGACTAGTTTGGTCAGTCACCCCCCATTTAGCAGCCAATGCCTATCAAGATGAGCCAGGAAATTATCAATTTCTAGCACAATTACTGGCTCAAGATAATAATAAAATCTGGGTAGATGAATATATTCACGGCTACCAAGAATTATCGGCAGATCAAGGTAAAAAAGCGCAGCATAGCCTGTTGAGTTATTTGGCGAACACACCTTTGTTTCCTGTTATCCTACAAACGGTAATTGTGCTGATAATTGCGATTTTGGCTGCAAACCGACGATTTGGAGTGCCTCAATCTTTAGGGGTGCCGGTGGTTGACAATAGCGAGGCGTACATTAAAGCCACTGCCGGCATTTTGGAAAAAGCAAATAGCAGTGAATTTGTCCTCGATATTGTAGGCAAAGAAGAACAGATTCAATTGCAAAAAGCTTTAGGATTAGGGGCGGCGTTGCTTGAACCCGATTCTCTGATCAATGCTTGGGTGCAGCAAACGGGACAACCGCCGATTGAACTTGAAAAACTTCTCCATCTGCATTCTCAAAAGCGGCGAATTCGTGAGAAAGAGTTGCTAAGCTGGTTGAGTAAATGGCAAACAATTCGTCGAAATTTAGGCTAA
- a CDS encoding AAA family ATPase, protein MSDSNTVFTRLSQTLNQIVVGQSTLVQQLLVAMLAGGHVILEGVPGTGKTLLAQVLARLVQADFRRIQLTPDILPADILGTNIFDLNTRNFTLKKGPVFTQVLLADEINRTPPKTQAALLEAMEEQQVTLDGESLPLPDLFWVMATQNSLEFEGTYPLPEAQLDRFLFKLIVGYPDAAAEKQMLLNSQAGSPSRRFDLGRLKPLATVEQVLQARQAVRVIKVADNVMDYLLNLVQRSRQHPDLALGASPRSAVAWLQASKAHAWLNDRDFVTPDNIKAIAAPLLRHRLILKPEAQLDGLQIDAVVGTLLNQVPVPR, encoded by the coding sequence ATGAGCGACTCAAACACTGTATTTACTCGTTTAAGCCAAACCCTCAACCAGATCGTTGTCGGTCAATCAACACTGGTGCAGCAGTTGCTAGTGGCAATGCTTGCCGGAGGTCATGTGATTTTAGAAGGCGTGCCAGGAACGGGAAAAACGCTTTTAGCTCAAGTCCTTGCTAGATTGGTGCAAGCAGACTTCCGGCGAATTCAGCTAACGCCAGATATTTTGCCGGCGGATATTTTAGGGACAAATATTTTTGATCTCAACACCCGTAATTTTACCCTAAAAAAAGGGCCGGTTTTCACTCAGGTATTATTGGCTGATGAAATTAACCGGACACCGCCAAAAACCCAAGCAGCACTCTTAGAAGCTATGGAGGAGCAGCAGGTCACTTTGGATGGAGAAAGTTTACCTTTGCCTGACTTATTTTGGGTGATGGCAACCCAAAATTCCCTCGAATTTGAAGGGACTTATCCGCTACCAGAAGCGCAGTTAGATCGGTTTTTATTTAAGCTGATTGTCGGGTATCCAGATGCGGCGGCAGAAAAGCAAATGTTGCTCAATTCTCAAGCCGGTTCGCCGTCGAGACGTTTTGATTTAGGACGTTTAAAACCTTTGGCAACGGTGGAACAAGTTTTGCAAGCGCGTCAAGCAGTGAGAGTGATTAAAGTTGCGGATAATGTGATGGATTATCTATTGAATTTGGTACAGCGTTCGCGACAGCATCCTGATTTAGCGTTGGGCGCATCCCCCCGTTCTGCTGTAGCTTGGTTGCAGGCAAGTAAAGCTCATGCTTGGCTAAATGATCGCGATTTTGTAACGCCAGATAATATTAAGGCAATCGCTGCACCTTTGCTGCGTCATCGGCTGATTTTGAAGCCTGAAGCGCAATTAGATGGGTTGCAAATTGATGCGGTTGTGGGCACGCTGTTAAATCAGGTGCCGGTGCCTAGATAA
- a CDS encoding DUF58 domain-containing protein — translation MIPSQRVYLLLLLGIAIAPALAITFNNEVSIIGTLLYDAGILLLMLLDNLRVKSYRVEITRTPLGRLSIGRGNPVVLSVKSLQQPATIQIRDGYPVDFEVSLPALQASLPANTTQELTYTVKPAQRGEYPWGDIQVRQLGAWGLAWHNWKIPAAQKVAVYPDLLALRALSIRLTLLSTGNMPQARKFGMGTEFAELREYSSGDDPRMIDWKASARRFSAPNRMPLQIRVLEPEHEQTLMILLDRGRLMTARVQGLKRFDWGLNATLALALAGLNRGDRVGVGVFDREVTTWIPPERGQHHLSRLIERLTPIQPVLLEPDYIGAVTNLVKQQTRRALVVLITDIVDVTASAELLAGLARLTPRYLPFCVTLRDPQVDSLAHTFTEDVSATYTRAVALDLLSQRQVAFANLKQKGVLVLDAPAHQISDQLVERYLQLKARNQL, via the coding sequence ATGATTCCCTCTCAAAGAGTTTATTTACTGTTACTTCTAGGCATTGCCATTGCACCGGCACTCGCCATAACTTTTAACAATGAGGTCAGCATTATCGGCACTTTGCTCTATGATGCCGGCATCTTGTTGTTGATGCTTTTAGATAACTTACGGGTAAAAAGTTACCGTGTAGAAATCACACGCACTCCCCTTGGACGCCTCTCGATTGGGCGAGGTAATCCGGTTGTTCTGTCCGTGAAATCGCTTCAGCAGCCGGCAACGATTCAAATTCGTGACGGCTACCCCGTTGATTTTGAAGTTTCCCTGCCGGCACTCCAGGCTTCCTTGCCGGCAAACACGACTCAAGAACTTACTTACACCGTTAAGCCGGCGCAGCGAGGTGAGTATCCGTGGGGAGACATTCAAGTGCGGCAGTTGGGTGCTTGGGGTTTGGCTTGGCATAATTGGAAAATTCCAGCAGCTCAAAAGGTGGCTGTTTATCCTGATTTGTTGGCATTGCGGGCACTTTCGATTCGCCTGACACTGCTATCCACCGGCAATATGCCGCAAGCACGTAAATTTGGCATGGGGACGGAGTTTGCAGAATTGCGGGAATACAGCAGTGGCGACGATCCCCGCATGATCGATTGGAAAGCCTCCGCGCGCCGGTTTAGCGCACCTAACCGGATGCCTCTCCAAATCAGGGTTTTAGAGCCAGAACATGAGCAAACTCTGATGATTTTACTGGATCGGGGACGCCTCATGACAGCACGGGTGCAAGGATTGAAGCGGTTTGATTGGGGGTTAAATGCGACGTTGGCGCTGGCTTTGGCTGGGTTAAATCGGGGTGATCGGGTGGGGGTTGGTGTGTTTGATCGCGAAGTAACCACCTGGATTCCTCCAGAACGGGGTCAGCATCATCTCAGCCGGCTCATTGAGCGACTCACACCGATTCAGCCGGTGTTATTAGAACCCGATTATATAGGTGCGGTAACAAATCTCGTAAAGCAGCAAACTCGGCGAGCACTGGTGGTGTTAATTACAGATATTGTTGATGTGACTGCTTCTGCCGAACTTCTTGCCGGTTTGGCACGCCTAACGCCGCGCTATTTGCCATTTTGTGTGACTCTGCGCGATCCTCAAGTTGACTCTCTCGCCCATACTTTCACCGAGGATGTGTCGGCAACTTATACCCGTGCGGTTGCTTTAGATTTACTCTCTCAACGACAAGTTGCCTTTGCGAATTTAAAGCAGAAAGGCGTGCTGGTTTTAGATGCGCCGGCTCATCAGATTAGCGATCAATTAGTCGAACGTTATTTGCAATTAAAGGCGCGAAATCAACTTTAA
- a CDS encoding stage II sporulation protein M: MNIQRWIARREPNWKQLDALLMQIEKKGLKSLKADEIRQMASLYRSVSADLARARTHQVGESLVRDLQILTSRSYNQIYQGSRRQEWQAVVEFYRWGLPAVIQQNWAYIAIATAIFMAGILIAWWFAWQDPLFLSLMVPEEIIEKVRDRHELWMGSIVGIEPLASSGIMINNLKVSFTAVAGGITAGLLTVFILASNGLHIGALATLVGQNNLAYPFWAFVFPHGSLELPAIFFAGGAGLLIARAIVFPGKYRRADALRFYGSQAAQLVFGIVPMLIIAGTIEGFFSPNPIIPDPLKYIVGIGLFALLINYCSRKPVS, translated from the coding sequence ATGAATATTCAGCGCTGGATCGCAAGACGGGAACCGAACTGGAAGCAGTTGGATGCACTTTTAATGCAAATTGAGAAAAAAGGTTTGAAATCTTTAAAAGCAGATGAAATCCGGCAAATGGCTAGTTTATATCGTTCTGTATCTGCGGATTTAGCGCGGGCGCGAACCCACCAAGTGGGAGAGAGTTTGGTGCGAGACTTGCAAATTTTGACTTCCCGCAGCTACAACCAAATTTATCAGGGTTCACGCCGGCAGGAATGGCAAGCAGTGGTGGAATTTTATCGCTGGGGTTTGCCGGCAGTTATCCAGCAGAATTGGGCCTATATTGCCATTGCCACGGCTATCTTTATGGCCGGCATTTTAATTGCTTGGTGGTTTGCGTGGCAAGATCCCTTGTTCCTGTCGCTGATGGTGCCGGAAGAGATAATTGAAAAGGTGCGAGATCGCCATGAGTTATGGATGGGTTCAATTGTTGGCATCGAACCTTTGGCATCCAGTGGAATTATGATTAACAACTTAAAAGTATCATTTACAGCGGTTGCGGGTGGAATCACTGCCGGCCTATTAACAGTTTTTATTCTCGCATCTAACGGACTCCACATCGGCGCACTCGCCACTCTGGTTGGTCAAAATAATTTAGCGTATCCTTTTTGGGCGTTTGTATTTCCTCACGGTTCTCTGGAATTGCCGGCAATATTTTTTGCAGGAGGTGCCGGTCTTTTGATAGCCAGAGCGATTGTTTTTCCCGGTAAATACCGCCGCGCCGATGCCCTAAGGTTTTACGGTTCTCAGGCAGCGCAATTAGTATTTGGTATTGTGCCAATGCTGATTATTGCCGGCACCATTGAAGGGTTTTTCTCACCTAATCCAATAATTCCAGACCCACTTAAATACATTGTCGGGATAGGTTTGTTTGCCCTATTGATCAACTATTGTAGCCGCAAGCCGGTAAGCTAG
- a CDS encoding RDD family protein: MRFFNRVTLQTPESVELEFTLAGIGNRSLALLIDYLIWGLILFLVLIVWYFFATQLVDLLDTLININDLQLWLISIWILITFFIYVGYFVFFETLWQGQTPGKRFAGIRVIRDDGRTVGLQQATLRALLRPVDDTLFIGAVLIMLTRREKRLGDMAAGTVVIQADRAVAPARFPISEPAQQLAEQLPYLANLPALLPDDFAVIREYLQRRSAMEPKAKSELSRQLASQVKNVIALEELREKVSADVFLEAVYLAYQSNRT; encoded by the coding sequence ATGCGTTTTTTTAATCGGGTCACACTTCAGACACCAGAAAGTGTAGAACTGGAATTCACACTAGCCGGCATTGGAAATCGATCCTTGGCGCTGCTAATCGATTATTTGATCTGGGGTTTAATTCTCTTTCTAGTTTTGATTGTCTGGTATTTTTTTGCAACTCAGTTAGTTGATTTGTTGGACACACTGATCAACATTAACGATCTGCAACTGTGGCTGATCTCGATTTGGATTCTGATTACATTCTTTATCTATGTGGGGTATTTTGTTTTCTTTGAAACCCTATGGCAAGGGCAAACACCGGGCAAACGCTTTGCTGGGATTCGCGTAATTCGAGATGATGGGCGCACAGTTGGATTGCAACAAGCGACGTTGCGGGCGCTGCTGCGGCCTGTTGATGATACTTTGTTTATCGGAGCAGTTTTGATAATGCTGACTCGCCGGGAGAAACGCTTAGGAGATATGGCAGCCGGCACGGTGGTGATTCAAGCAGATCGAGCAGTTGCACCGGCACGCTTTCCCATATCTGAGCCGGCACAACAGCTAGCAGAACAGTTGCCATATTTGGCCAATTTACCTGCGTTGCTACCAGACGACTTTGCCGTTATTCGAGAGTATTTGCAACGGCGTAGCGCGATGGAACCCAAAGCTAAATCTGAATTAAGCCGGCAGCTAGCGAGTCAGGTTAAAAATGTAATTGCCTTAGAAGAGTTACGAGAGAAAGTCAGCGCTGACGTGTTTCTAGAAGCTGTGTATCTGGCTTATCAATCGAATAGGACTTAA
- a CDS encoding geranylgeranyl reductase family protein, with translation MFDCIIVGAGPAGGTAAYHLAKRGRSVLVLEKESLPRYKPCSGGVSPAIAEWFDFDFSPAISLKVNRVRSTWKMEDPVEVDLQVKEPIWMVRRDVFDHFLIQQAQSQGAELRDNTEVTGIEFKNDRWQVNTANGPVEGRYLIAADGAKGPMAKWLRFKEPKKRLAGALEIDSAQAATNPLVNFEFGLQKNGFIWNFSKADGYSIGISTFRGGDPKDFNSVLAEYAAGLGLNAGTGKQYTHPLCLWDGNQKLHTQNAVLAGEAACVVDPFTAEGIRPSMFSGLKASEAIDRALSGAGDALEKYTQTIQEEWGSDMVWAQRLSGVFFQFPGVAYRVGVKRPAATQTLGRVLCGDLRYSDVADRAIKRLSKSFLTGGR, from the coding sequence ATGTTTGATTGCATCATTGTCGGTGCAGGACCCGCCGGTGGAACTGCTGCTTATCACTTGGCAAAGCGAGGGCGCTCGGTTCTTGTGCTGGAAAAAGAATCTCTGCCACGATATAAACCCTGCAGCGGTGGGGTGTCTCCCGCGATTGCTGAGTGGTTTGATTTTGATTTTTCGCCAGCGATTTCTTTAAAAGTTAACCGAGTGCGCTCCACTTGGAAGATGGAAGATCCTGTGGAAGTGGATCTGCAAGTCAAAGAGCCAATTTGGATGGTGCGGCGGGATGTATTTGACCACTTCCTGATCCAGCAAGCACAAAGCCAGGGAGCCGAACTGCGAGACAATACGGAAGTCACCGGCATTGAGTTCAAAAATGACCGTTGGCAAGTAAATACGGCAAATGGGCCGGTTGAAGGTCGTTATTTGATTGCAGCGGATGGAGCCAAAGGGCCAATGGCCAAGTGGTTGCGCTTCAAGGAACCAAAAAAGCGGTTAGCCGGCGCATTGGAAATTGACTCCGCGCAAGCGGCAACCAATCCGCTAGTCAATTTTGAATTTGGCTTGCAGAAAAATGGGTTTATTTGGAACTTCTCGAAAGCAGATGGCTATTCGATTGGGATTAGCACTTTCCGAGGCGGTGACCCGAAAGATTTCAACAGCGTTTTAGCTGAGTATGCGGCTGGGTTGGGTTTGAATGCCGGCACAGGCAAGCAATACACTCATCCACTTTGTTTGTGGGATGGCAACCAAAAGCTGCACACCCAAAATGCCGTTTTAGCTGGCGAAGCAGCTTGTGTGGTTGATCCGTTTACGGCAGAAGGAATTCGCCCTTCAATGTTTAGTGGTTTAAAAGCCTCAGAAGCAATTGATCGGGCACTTTCTGGTGCCGGTGATGCTTTGGAAAAATACACCCAGACGATCCAGGAAGAATGGGGCAGTGATATGGTTTGGGCGCAGCGCTTATCGGGCGTCTTCTTCCAATTCCCCGGTGTTGCTTATAGAGTTGGTGTCAAGCGCCCCGCAGCCACTCAGACGCTAGGGAGAGTCTTGTGTGGAGACTTGCGTTACTCTGATGTAGCAGATCGTGCAATTAAACGCCTGAGTAAGAGTTTCTTAACGGGTGGCCGGTGA
- the frr gene encoding ribosome recycling factor, giving the protein MKLADVESHMQKAVESTQRSFNTIRTGRANASLLDRVTVEYYGTPTALKSLANISTPDSTTITIQPYDRGSLNTIEKAISLSDVGLTPNNDGSVIRLNIPPLTSDRRKELVKIAAKYAEEGKVSIRNIRRDGVDSTRKQEKNGDITEDESRDLQDKIQKLTDKYIARVEELLAEKEKDITTV; this is encoded by the coding sequence GTGAAGTTAGCTGACGTTGAAAGCCATATGCAAAAGGCCGTTGAGTCAACTCAACGCTCGTTTAATACAATTCGCACAGGTCGCGCGAATGCGTCGCTGCTTGATCGGGTGACGGTGGAGTATTACGGCACTCCAACCGCGCTCAAATCCTTAGCGAATATCAGCACACCGGATTCAACCACGATCACGATTCAGCCCTATGATCGCGGCAGCTTGAACACGATTGAGAAGGCAATTTCTCTGTCAGATGTCGGTTTGACACCCAATAACGATGGATCAGTGATTCGGTTGAACATTCCGCCGCTAACGAGTGATCGCCGCAAGGAATTGGTTAAGATTGCTGCGAAATATGCGGAAGAAGGAAAAGTTTCGATTCGCAATATCCGGCGCGATGGTGTCGATTCTACTCGCAAGCAGGAGAAGAATGGAGACATTACAGAAGATGAATCGCGGGATTTGCAAGATAAAATTCAAAAGCTGACGGATAAGTACATCGCAAGGGTTGAGGAATTGCTAGCAGAAAAAGAAAAAGATATCACGACGGTCTAA
- the pyrH gene encoding UMP kinase, with protein sequence MGIVYRRILLKLSGEALMGDLGYGIDPVVVHEIAQQVADVAASGVQIAIVVGGGNIFRGVKGASAGMDRATADYIGMIATVMNAMTLQDALEKVGVPTRVQTAIAMQEVAEPYIRRRAIRHLEKGRTVIFGAGSGNPFFTTDTTAALRAAEIDANVIFKATKVDGIYDSDPHLNPGARRFKSLTYGHVLAHDLRVMDSTAIALCKENSIPIMVFDISVGGNIHRAVMGEPVGTIVGGFCEVS encoded by the coding sequence ATGGGGATAGTTTATCGGCGGATTCTGCTGAAGCTGAGCGGTGAAGCCCTAATGGGCGACCTGGGCTATGGCATCGATCCAGTAGTGGTTCATGAAATCGCTCAACAGGTGGCCGATGTCGCGGCTAGTGGCGTCCAAATAGCCATTGTAGTCGGTGGCGGTAATATCTTTCGGGGAGTCAAAGGGGCTTCTGCGGGGATGGATCGGGCCACAGCAGACTACATCGGCATGATTGCTACAGTCATGAATGCCATGACCTTACAAGATGCCCTAGAAAAAGTTGGGGTGCCAACGCGGGTGCAAACAGCTATCGCGATGCAGGAAGTGGCAGAGCCATATATTCGGCGGCGTGCGATTCGCCACTTAGAAAAGGGACGGACTGTGATTTTTGGTGCCGGCTCTGGAAACCCTTTCTTTACCACGGACACAACAGCCGCTTTACGGGCTGCTGAAATTGATGCCAATGTAATTTTTAAAGCGACCAAGGTAGACGGGATTTATGATTCCGATCCCCATCTCAATCCAGGCGCTCGCCGGTTTAAAAGCTTGACCTATGGCCATGTTTTGGCCCATGACCTGCGGGTGATGGACAGTACAGCCATCGCGCTGTGTAAAGAAAACAGCATTCCTATCATGGTCTTTGATATTTCGGTCGGAGGCAACATCCACCGAGCAGTTATGGGTGAACCTGTCGGAACAATTGTGGGAGGTTTTTGTGAAGTTAGCTGA
- a CDS encoding thioredoxin family protein: MTDTPIGSYAPDFELPGIDDTVHHLARYLESFRAVGVIFMCNHCPYVRLYLDRLKQIQADFQAQGFTLIGINANDAIQYPEDSFENMKTFAASNQVNFPYIRDVTQDVAHCFGVQKTPEVFLLDTNGLVRYRGQIDDNANDPEAVGVPYLRNALTQLLQGEPVSVAFTEAIGCSVKWRQ; this comes from the coding sequence ATGACAGATACTCCGATTGGCAGCTACGCTCCCGATTTTGAACTGCCGGGAATTGACGATACGGTACACCATTTAGCCCGATATCTCGAAAGTTTTCGGGCTGTAGGCGTCATATTCATGTGCAATCACTGCCCTTATGTGCGCCTCTATCTCGACCGGCTCAAACAAATTCAAGCGGATTTTCAAGCTCAAGGCTTTACTTTAATCGGGATTAACGCCAATGACGCGATCCAGTACCCCGAAGATAGCTTTGAGAATATGAAAACCTTCGCAGCCAGCAATCAAGTGAATTTTCCCTATATTCGGGATGTCACCCAAGATGTGGCTCACTGCTTTGGAGTACAGAAAACGCCTGAGGTATTTTTGTTAGACACAAACGGCCTCGTGCGTTACCGGGGACAAATTGATGATAATGCTAATGACCCAGAAGCAGTGGGAGTGCCTTATTTACGGAACGCACTGACACAATTGCTTCAGGGAGAGCCGGTGAGTGTTGCCTTCACCGAAGCAATCGGCTGCTCTGTCAAGTGGAGACAGTAA
- the speB gene encoding agmatinase — MPVQTSAALQPFLGSEIEVAYDESRVVILPIPYEATTTYRRGCENGPAHLLNASDQLECYDEELDREICYEVGIFTHSAIADTRNGQSVSSEEMLEVTSKTIYHLIQEGKFVIALGGEHSITTGVVEAYRMAYPNEPFTVVQIDAHGDLRHEYHGSIHNHACVMRRIVDMGLPTLQIGIRSICKEEADLIKEKQLPVFRARDIVSQPDWMERAIASIPTKRVFFTIDLDGLDPTLIPGVGTPEPGGLNWYSLTTFLRRVCKSHEVIGCDVMELAPVADSVVSEFTAAKLVYKLIGYQALAQGW, encoded by the coding sequence ATGCCGGTTCAAACTTCTGCTGCTTTGCAGCCATTTCTTGGGTCTGAGATCGAGGTTGCCTACGATGAGTCCCGCGTCGTCATTTTGCCCATTCCATACGAAGCAACAACCACCTATCGGCGAGGTTGCGAAAACGGGCCGGCTCACCTTCTCAATGCCTCGGATCAGCTTGAATGCTATGACGAGGAATTAGATCGGGAAATCTGCTATGAAGTAGGAATTTTCACTCATTCCGCAATCGCAGATACCCGCAATGGCCAGTCCGTTTCCTCAGAGGAAATGCTGGAAGTGACCAGCAAGACAATTTACCATCTGATTCAAGAAGGTAAATTTGTTATTGCCTTGGGTGGCGAACACAGTATCACCACCGGCGTTGTAGAAGCTTATCGGATGGCCTATCCAAATGAACCGTTTACTGTCGTTCAAATCGACGCTCACGGGGATTTACGCCATGAATACCACGGATCGATTCACAACCACGCCTGTGTAATGCGTCGGATCGTAGATATGGGTTTGCCAACTTTACAAATCGGCATTCGCAGCATTTGTAAAGAAGAAGCCGATCTGATCAAAGAAAAACAGCTGCCGGTGTTCCGAGCACGCGATATTGTCAGCCAACCCGATTGGATGGAACGCGCGATTGCCAGCATCCCCACAAAACGGGTATTTTTCACAATTGATCTTGATGGACTTGATCCCACTTTAATACCGGGCGTTGGCACCCCAGAACCGGGCGGGTTGAATTGGTACAGTTTGACAACCTTTTTACGCCGAGTGTGCAAATCCCACGAAGTGATTGGCTGTGACGTGATGGAATTAGCGCCGGTTGCCGATTCCGTGGTTTCAGAATTCACAGCGGCCAAACTGGTTTATAAACTTATTGGATACCAAGCGTTGGCTCAAGGCTGGTAG